A segment of the Cotesia glomerata isolate CgM1 linkage group LG2, MPM_Cglom_v2.3, whole genome shotgun sequence genome:
caaaaatcaaccaatgaaattatttcaactttttagtaattaatagaTATCAAGCGTAACAATATTTCAATTCAACTTTAAGGATACTTTTTTGTTGATCtcataatacaaaaaaatatcaaatttcatAGTATTATAAAATGATTGGCTTAGCTCACATTATCACCtccctgattaaaaatactgattgaaaagtattgggaATCAGTCACCCCATGtaaactgtatatctatatatacatgaaaaagaattcaaagtattcaaaagtattcaaatttcatcatttttaatccttttcaatcaatatttttaaccagggctgcttttatacttttgatgaccataattttcttatatagtttgtgctgaagGTTTTGTTTCTATATTCACAAACATTGTACACCAAGTTAATTtctctaatatttattttaaaaaagttttttttcataaatatacaattcatttttaaaaagcgAACATCCAATTCATACATAAACTATGCATACTAATTGCAACATGAAAGTTtactttaaaaactttttttactcATGTGTAGACACAAAATTACATCGTTTACAATACCAGACGTAGTTTTAATGGAAACACGGTTACTTGTGACCAATTTACGATAAGTTTTAAAGGACTTTGATCAGTGTTACTTTtaagtcattaaaattattattacaattaaaatgtttcaaaaacttacataataataataagtctTAAAGAAAACGAATGATGTTATATTTACACGacatatttatcaaaaaattattaccagtcttgaaaattaattttataggataaattattatatttatttaaatcaagaaatcACTTATGAAAATCATGTAACGTATAACAAAGTATGTACATAatcgttaaataattattgcacTCCGGCTTAAGGTGTACAGTTTTCTCTTAGCTCCGTTTTCAAGTTTTGTTCAatattttgagtattttttcttcctaTATCTTCATTATTCGAGTACACATTCATCACATAAACAAGAGTTGTGCCATGTCACATACATAAAATTTCATGGTGATAAATATGTTTAAGAATAAATATCAGAAATACTTGTTAACTCGTAGTATAGCTATAAATGCCAAATAGATAGTGACGAGCTATTttgtacatatttatttattttttattcgtcATTCATAATATTAATTCAGTACCTGGAAGAAAAAGATTATGTATCAGTATATAATTTCTGTACCCGTTTGTAGTAGGTTTACTTAGTcaaagatatatatttttttttttcctaaatgaTGTATATTTGTTTAAAGCTATCTGGTAAAATACCTGGTACTTGAACAAGTTTATAATATGCATATAATAActacaaattattaaacataatgtaaaaaatattcaaatttaatattcttcttataataatattactgGGAAATCAGCTAGAAATACATTATTTCGAtgtttctttaattaaaaaaaaaaaaaaatgcttatatataatagGCAATAGTTTCTACATCggatcataaaattatttttggaatttaattttatcgtcTAACTTTTCCAGTAATGGAAAAACCGTTTTGACACATATACTCATTTAAATATGGTAACCAACTATTACAGCTTGTCTAAAAGGACTATTCAAGTATATACGACTGTATTTTTAGTGAATTTTGAACGTCTcggaaaaatttcttatcatcgttattttcaacttcccgctaagaaaattgaaaattttcaaaaatcgggaagttattagttttaccccgtttttcgaaaatcgagttttcatcagatctcgacgttttgaggtcctaggaagctcccctgactattcccgcgagggtgtcactatgtctgtatgtagtgtgtgtgtgtgtgtgtgtgtgtgtgtgtgtgtgtgtgtgtgtgtgtgtgtgtgtgtgtgtgtgtgtggtgtgtgtgtgtgtggtgtgtgtgtgtgtgtttttttttttttagggggggaatcctttttacggattctaggcatagctgtttggcctggatatgtggcgactcgacgcagcgtcatactaaaactcgacgctgacgcccctacccactaaaccctaaacccctttctcttctatcctctgatcccccatggtaccgccgtaaggcatttcttcgcggggggaggaattagctgccgctcttccttctggtggctaagatgttatttcttccttctagattctgtctttcgctcttttcctctcagtggatcgcaactcggtaagcacttttgtagcaaaagtgcttgtggcgttccaggcagcttctgacgacaacattgcttctactattgactctggttgggttctctttttcagaatcttccccaactcatcgcgctgttggttgaaacgtggacacacaaagaaaacatgctccgcatcttcattgacccctggacaggacgggcactctggggtatcatcgtgcttaaagcggtgaagatacttccggtaacatccgtgtcctgataacatctgggttaaataaaagttgatctcaccgtgactccggctgaaccacacatcaatccgaggtatgagacggtacgtccaccgaCCTTTCTCTGAAGCATTCCAgtcttgttgccatcttgcgatgctgtgttgccgttcttcccttctaagttcttcagggctcagtgtggttgacctttttcgttgatataggttccgtctttcctcagctaggactctgagaggcagagtaccggaaataacacacactgtgatttcttgttcgccgactttcagcttaatggtctctaccacttttctgctggtaataagtactgcctcagtcttgtgttgcgccagttgcaggttcactgcgcccatccaccggttaacgtactcaaaagtgagatcgaacatatgatttatctcgtcaaggtgtttggcaacgatcactacggctacgtcatctgcatatgctacgagtttgacgtttcttggcagagttagtcttaataaaccgtcatacataatgttccacaggagcgggcctagaactgaaccttgtggtacccctccagtaatatcatactccctcggaccgttcttcgtgtcatacttcaggaccctattttcaaagtagcttgctacgatcttaagcaggtattctggtacattcttctcttggagggcctgcatgatgcatttccaattggcggagttgaaggcgtttctgatgtctagtgtcgccaccaggcaatacttcttcgttccacctttccatctggttcctgcgattgcttccttggccgaATCAACAACCTgcttgattgcgtccagggttgatcgtcctttccggaatccatactgattgtctgccaggagtgggtcgactactgtttcaattctctggtgaattatgcgctcaaatatcttacccgccgtatctagcatgcaaagtggtcggtaagatgacggttcttctggtggtttcttccctttaggtaacagtaccaatcgttgctgtttccacttacgaggaaaagtcccctccttgaggcatgcattataagcgtcgaggaataatgttggaactgcctttatgatggttttcgaGGCTgaattagggattccgtccaatcccggcgctttattattccctacaaggttacaggcctccagcagttcttctttaGTGACAGGTGaaatgtcgtccagttcgcctggcgccaactggtaatcgaagttgcgttgctgtgggaacagtgcagtgacgattttctgaagaagttgaggacacgtaggtgatggcatttgttgttttttcaggtgggtcataaccaccttataaggcctaccccacacgtctttatccacctcgtatataagctctttccagcatcttcttttgctctctttgatggctttattcagttcacgacgcgcctttttgtactctgcgatcagctccactgagttgagccgttgatagccgcgctgggagattcttctctttctatgacactctttacggaggacgctgatgtggtcgttccaccaatgcaccgaaggtctcgaatttatgccacgtttacgaggcatactggcatcacaagcatgTGTTACTCTCCTCATCAGGTCCTTAGTATGTtgttctgcacatccagtgttgatcggatcaccatcgagggctattagcaatgcttctgggtcaaaagatttcaccttccaaccaacGATGTTAGACTGCTTGATTGGTCTCttgaggttctggtcgtttgatatttcccagaatatcgcatgatggtcgctggaagtgtagatgtccaacaCTTTCCAGTTGTAGTCACCTCTAGCAAGGCtattactgacaaaagtgaggtctacaattgagcttgcgtcacctttggtgtaggtcggcgtatcaccactgttgagcgaaactacatctagtgtagtaaaggcctctagtagtgctttccctcgtgcgttggtatgtttgctgccccagtcaactgcccaggagttgaagtctccggctatcgctactggatggtattgcttcgcatcttcagttagtcgatccaagaaatcagtgaagtcaacaatggagaggctaggtggtgcgtagcagctatagaagcggatgccctctactgatactgctacaaagctggcattgctgttgtcgactgcattttggaaagggagcttgccacatgacagctttggatgtgctatcagattcccagggttgggtactcaggtgtttatatggctctgctattagtaccaagtcaagctctaattctcgcacggattgcataagcaggtcatgcgctgcctcacaatggttgagaTTGAGCTGTAGTATCCTCATGGttgtttgttcgtcaacttctgAGCCCCTCCTGAAATACCGGGCACCTGTGGGTGCCGGCATGGTGAGCCACGTCCTTTGCTCCTTGCTGCTCAGCACATATTGCACACTTGGCAGGATTTTTACAGTCAGAGATACGGTGCCCTTTTTGTCCCCATCTGATGCAGAGTTTAGACCGGTCTACTTGGCTTTTACATTGGGACCCAACATGTCCGaagtgccagcatttaaagcattggACTGGTCTTCTAGTTGCTCTTATTCGGCAATTgacccagccaatccttattttgccgcTTCCTTCCAGTAGCTGTTGTGCtccagctgctggtagtgtcacTGTAGCCGTTTgcgtacctctgtaggccttacggatcttgataGCCTCTAGTGGTATTTCGCAAGTTTCTCCGGTTTCCGTTTTCAGGGCAGTCTGAATGTGCTCCTTCGTCGTGTCATCATCAAtgtctcggatctcgatggtctcctgcggtcctttgcagattacTTCGGCCTCTTTTTGAAGAATATCCATGATGGTCTTTTGCAAGGCTTGGCCTTTGTCGATACTCTTCTTTGAGAGCGTAATCAGCAGGTCCCCAGTTTTGGTTTTGTGGATCTTTTCCACGGTTGTGCGGACCTGTTCGTCAGGGACGGCCTGCTTTATACTACGCAATATTTCGGCGTACTTCTCCTTCTCGACCGGACGGATGATCAGAGCGTCAGGCCTGGTCCATTTTCGCGGTTTCTTCCGCTTAGGTTCCGGCCGGGGCTCGTTCGGCGGTTGCTTTGGgagttgctctctagctagccttctcttctccttcttagactgtactttttcccagTCAGTCGTCTTCTTAGGTTCGTCGACCTGCCCTGCCAGTCGTTGgggagggctttttttcaagtccttcttctttgtgactttatcggttggctctggcgagtttcggtcctttctctttccaggccttgtgtcagtttcacccttgtcttcagcgactgattcaccATCACCTTCAgctccggtgtccattgcttcgtcagtcacGACGACAGCCTGACAGGCTTTCTCCGGTGTAGCATGAGAAATGCGCTGCGATGATGAGCGCCACTCCTCATCCAGCTTCTCAaacctttgaagggcgttAGTTACACCAGTCATCTTAGATTTTATCTCTTTGTGAATGTTGACCTTTGGTTGGACGAAATCATTCAGCTCACTGAtcatgtgtgtgtgttttgaggacgttttgaggtcctaggaagctttcctgactattcccgcgatggtgtgtatgtgtgtgcgcGCGCGCACGTGTGTGTGCGTGCATGTGCAcgtgtgtgtgcgtgcgtgtgtgtgtgtgtgcgtgtgtgtgtgtgtgtgtgtgtgtgcgcgtgcgtgcgtgtgtgtgtgcgtgcgtgcgtgtgcatgtgtgtgtgtgtgtgtgtgtgtgtgtgtgtgtgtgtgtgtgtgtgtgtgtgtgtgtgtgtgtgtaagtatgtaaacctcttataacttttgaacgtttaaaccgatttcatcgcggttggtgccattcgaaagggcttagccaaacttagattttgaatacaatttggactgattcggaccgatggatttcgaaaaatctaaaaaaaattgtaaaaaaaaattttttcaaaaatggtttttttggaataacttttaaacggctttatcaatcaactccaaaaactaatcagctcttaacatcaaaaaaccacgttgattttcgctaatccggtcaaaatcggttgattcgttcgagagatatcgtgcaggaacgaaaacccaaaaaagtttttttttaattactccgaaatttctagtttgaccaattgaaacttagaaattttttatgaggcttaaaaaactgcgtagaatgacGCCAACCGCGtacaaatcggttcattcattcaaaagttattgcggtttgaaaattcaaaaaatagtgttctatgaaacttttatcagacttttgagctcaaagagctcaaaagcatagaaaaggtatctttttgagcttggagagctcaaaacaacacacagattgtatttttgagctcgaagagctcaaaacttcgtaggtgcaattttaagcgcccaggtattaacggaattagcgggaagttgcaggggtGGCCTTTATTCAATTCATGTTTATTTGCCAAAATAATAGTTGAATAcattttattctaaaatatgttcaagtactgggtacATTATCTTATTCTGTGTTTTAAATGTTGTCTTGATTAATCGTCTCTACAGTTTTTGTATGAATTCCGATTCATTCTACACGATAAAAATCTTAACTTCGGCTTTTATTTTCGTTTTTACGTCAATTAAACTGCAATttacagtattttttttttttattataattactgatGGCAATTCCATTAGCTGTATTGCTTTAGAGCGGAGGtttttacatggaagaaaatggctaaaaattttagaaaattcaacAGGAAATGCATGAAATTTGATTATACTAGTCCATCAAACTTAAAAAAGAATGACCtattcacaatttttatattttaatgattttgaaTATCTGCCATAAAAATCATAaccataattttaaattttccttACGGaatctctaaaaattattactcagTATCATAGATTCAGTAATTGATTGATTCTACATTACTGCAGCGATCTCTTTACTAAATGTAATTCTCTTTTAATAGTACCAAGGTAATATAACTTCTTAAGTCATattcttagggggggggggggagaAAGAAGCCATATTTCTTAATCAAATAGTTTCCGTACTGACTAACTAGGAgtaagaattaataaaaatctgatATCAAAATacaatgattaattattcttaactAACAGAGTTAATTTCTCCATATTACTTTTGGCTTAAATATATTACCTTGAATTTGTACACGAGTTCTCTATCCACTGACCTATCATACTTTTGCTTAAATATCAAGcggtattataatttttacagagCGCTTGACTACTGTTATTATGCTggcattattatttttgttttacgtCATAATTCTGTGAAGACGTTTCAGATTTATCGAATTTGTAATCGTTAAGACAACTAATTCAATCAACactttttcatcaaaattatgACTTTCTATtgtaaatcaataaaatatatttccagaattttaataataatatctgtTAGCTATAATTATACTCATATCcgatttattattcaatacaTGAACTTTAGTCCAAAATTGTTTTAGTTTTATGTTAAATCACAATATTTATACCTAGTTACCAATAACTATTGAGTTGTACCACATTTATTCTATACtatgttaattttaagttttatttaataaatatttctcgaAACTTTTTCAAACTGTCtcaaatcttaaaataattaattataaatttatttgcattACGTGATCTCTTATACATTcctaaattgaaataaaattctttttcaatcgaaaaaacataattttttagttttagaaTAATGTTATAATGTCTcaacgaatatttttttaaaatgattcgtGATTTTGTAAAATACAACATTCTTTTTGGTCATAatgtttttatcatttttcatcGAACCATTGGCAAgttataagaaaataaaattttttaaacatgaaaACAGAAAATTGCAATCATAGATCTCTTAACCTTAATATTACAAGCTTAaactttcaaaatattttcgtTTTATGATCTTGGTCATTATTTCGGCTTATTCAAAATATGAGGGAATAAATGAAGATATACACatcgataaatatattttagagtGCTTTCAGGTCCAGAATAGCGAAAAGTTTTAAGGATGGCCAGCAAGACCAAACGTTCTCCGattttttgaagtgaaacttctttatcgATGTATGAgagaaattttatagcaatgtaaaaaaaatcgtcacgATTTTCAGTTACGCGCCATGATGTTTTTTTTAGCGAAGTAAAGAATAAATCTAGTAAACATTATTAATtctcaaaacaattaaaaaaaaaaaaattaaataatcatttaaaaataaaagaaaacacaatttcaaaataaaaatatatatacgtacatcttttttaattattcgtttttaatgatttacttattcatttttaattctataaaatcatTGCATGTCTACAAGATTAACTGTCattatataattgtattactTTGAATAGATAATTCCAATTATTTACTCATAACTTGTGTAAATTGagtaagttattaaatatctgctttgAAGTATTTTTACTAAGTTATGACatgaaatatgaatattaaagttcgttatataatttttgtaaactgattaactaatttttagattaaataatggcagagtttaaataaatgacaatAATGGTAATTATGATGCGAtcataattgatgaaatacaataattataatgagcAATGATAAACTGAATTACTCATATTATTTGTATGCATGTCTATAGTAATAACATAGCTTTAATTTAacacgaaaaaaatttgtttcttaGCCTTATCTACCCAATTTCTATGAAGTTGTAAATAGTAGAAAAATGATATGtcataaagaagtttcacttcttacTTGTGTACTCTGgtacacaaacatttttttttttttttttttttttagtttttgacATTTTCATATGGAATGACAGAACGATCAAAAATCTTGAATCATTGGTATCAATTTGATATTTTGCaagaattagtgaaaattacaGATATATTAACTTTATACATGTATTCCAAGTTTCCAACTTCAGCACATTCATTAgtgatttatattaatattctttttttaataattacaataaaaaatataacgaaaTACTTACGATTCAACAAGAGGTCCAGGATAAGGATCCGATTTCTGATATAACGCACTCAATTTAACACATAAAACTACAGTCGgtaagaataaaataagaCACCAACCTACGCTGACCCAAAATCCattctgtaataaaaaataaaaattttattaataatatagttcaatattaacattaaaaaatttattcaagagcTTACGAATGGATCAAGGATTCTATTGCACCCATCAACAATTGTAGAATTGTAAGCATTCGAAACAGGACCACATCGACCAATCGTATCACGTgcagtttttattaaatgttctAAAAAGCCGTTTACTTGATGTAGAAATGCTTCTCCAAACTTAGTAGCAAGCTAtaagttttgaaaattaattagaatacaaaaaaaatttttttttttagtcaatttaCAATAGTTATACCTACAATTTGTACATATTTTGGAccatctttatttaaaaactgttGTGCTACCATTACTTCACTAACTAAATTATGAATAGCTTCCGACATAGAACCATGATTGAATTTGATGTGTTCTTGAAGTTCAAGAGCACTCGTACTAAGTTGTTCACTTAATAATGTCATCGgtaaaattaaatctttatgATAATGATCTAAATCATGAGCATTTTTAAGAAGACTGTCAGTAATATTTGCTTGACTACTTGGTAATGCAGCAGCTATTCGTCGTAACTCAGTTCCAAGATGTTCTAAATTAACATTTGTAATATTATCTTTCAAAAGTTCTGCatactgataaaatttaatgtcactTAATCCACTTTGAGCTAAGTCATTTAATTTAGATGTAGCACTTTCGGTGAGTATTACAATGCCTGGAGAAAGATTTATCATTTCACGTAATTGATCGATTGTACTACTAATTGCATAACgatcaacaaaatttttaagtgaatcTAGttccattaaatattttaatttcaacacGTTGTATAGAGTTTCATTTTTATGACAATGTGTTACAATCCAgcttaaattaatatcagcCTCTAAATTATTGGGATAAAGTAATTGCTTAACTTGAACCAACTCATCAACCAATTCAAATATATGGTTGTCTTTAGGATTTTGTAAAGGTTCACAAATTGCACGATGTGACATTACTCCAATTATCATGAGCACTGTAGTGATAACTATCAAGATACTTGTCAATAAGAATATTATCCATACTGCTATCATTAAAAAACGTCCACCAGTTCCTTTGTTACAACAATCATCACCAAATCCATCAGGACGCTTCCCACAAATACCACATAATAATCCAAATGTTAGCAGTGTGAATATCGTTAATAACACACTAGATACACCAAGACCAAAATAATACCTGCAACAAAGAAATTATTagcatttttatataatatttgatGTTAAAAAGAAAGCATGCTCCCTCCATAgcgaatttttatcaatttaacaattattgaaCTCTCACGACTGGAAATTCGTTTCCGCATCTGGGTATTGATAATGTATAAAGCTAacacatcaaaaaatttagaaattgaaTGTCTTGTAACATGAAGCGGTTTTTTGTATTTGAATTCGCTATGGCTCACATAAACTATAAAGTAACCTGTAAATTGAGTATTCTTCAATATTATCTTgagcaatttttaaatgagGAATATAAACTTTAGTTATCtccttattaattttatcaataagtGAAGTTATGTTTTTAGATGCGCTAGCCAATGAGCGCCCAGCATTTTCAATACTTGCACTAACAACTGGAATTGTTTCATTTACAGCCTGTTGAAtatttctttgaatttttagaaaagtTTCTCTGCCTTGACTGACTTCCGATACGATATTTCCTTCCATTAGAGATGTTATATTACGTAGTGCTAAAGTTACATCAGGAAGCTGAAAATATTTGCATATtactatcaattaaaaaaatattgcaatttaatatatttaaataaaaaaattgtaattaataacttgaaataaaaaaaaataatctataataTGAATATTTTGTCACCTTCGGAAAGTATTGGTCCATATActgcatgaaaaaaaatatattatagacttttaattcaaaaagtaTCTGTACTTCAAATTGTAAAtcgtaaatttaaaaagtaaagttTCATGCATaagtcatttatttaaatttgaaatcgTAATGATTAAAGCCAGtcgaaataaaacaaattcacCAGTCTTAAAGGGGTAGATGcacttagaatttttgaaaaattgatttttttttattttcttaaagtatgatattttaagaatattctctgaaaatttcaagtcaatccgATGAATAGTTTTCAAGATATTTAGTAATTACTGAAGCAACATTAAACCTCTCGGTTGTGGCTAGAGCAGGTAGCGGACGGTAGCTGCAAGCACCCGGGTTTGTCACGCCTATTATCTTGTAtgaatagaataatttcaagtataagatggaaaatttttggttaaatttcattttacacTTGACATTGGAAGTGAGTAGTCGATACATTGATTGCGGACCCAATTCTCACCGTTACACGGAAAATAGAGATTCAGAACGAATAAATTTAGCGAACAGGCGGGCAAACGAGAATACCCGCGAGGGCAGAATGCTTCGAAGACAACACCAGCTAGATGTTTTAGAAGTTTCAAAATCTGTAGAAGCTCTATTATATGGTCCAGGTATTGATGATTCACagattcaatattaatatctaaataattctattaggctaaaaattttatgtgatAAACGAGTGTAAGCTAGTCGGACTAAATTTTTctagcaaaaatttttcaaagtttaataACTCGATGAATATTGAATTTAACCAAATTTTGTAAAGAATACTTTcgctttaaaaattcttaaaatacacgaaaataaaaaatcaatttaaaaaaatgaaatttttcaaagaaattatttaaacaattagctataaacaattaaatgttcaaattatcaacaaaaaaatgtgATATTCGGATTCAACAGATAAAATTAcgcaaaatttaactttttccATTCAATTAGATACTTAACATCAAAATTAAACAAGATCTACTTTTAAacaactttaaacgcgtttttatCAAAACTGTGTTTTTCCATTCGGTGACTAATATAATTCGAAAACCATTCGGTGgatattgatgaaattttaatattatctttttGGCATTAAGAACTAGTCTTTAATCGAAGGATATTGATTTTTGTTGAcaattactatattttttaaacaattaacttttaactttttatcgaAAATCAGAGTCCAAAGTTTCAAATGCCaccattttgtaaattttcaaaaaaaaaaaagcctcGATTAAAGActggatttattattaaactaaagGTTTCACCTTGGTTTTTCGAATTCAGATGATCTAGAAGGCTGCTGTGATGGTCACCGCGAAGCACTACTCGCGG
Coding sequences within it:
- the LOC123259038 gene encoding prominin-like protein: MKRSQALERLEKLTSELNVFVQSKVNIHKEIKNKTTSLKRKIRSPESGAFHTPKKLKDLGPGHPIKKQEVVKDLPQNSGEQNKKPGWEKVQSRKDKKKERRKLPPEKPLVPPPKPNQNPRRTATRPEALIIRPANKDKYSEILTRIKADVRPDQVRNIVEKIRRIATGNILITLSKGLITVKNGWLEFADPVKQWKILVTHYGGLGGLAIIGIIFAAIIPCIGLFFCCCRCAGNCGARSQPFDKKYDHCRKVFLNILLIGVSTIILFGVVCAFVTNEYMQEGIENLPSRAKTNLKDVELYLTTTKKQISTLLTTNYNELEITLNNILQASGKIVTEELAAYSHAVSLTNLNEIVSGLDTIRQDLRMIDKLTRNLRTNASQLDIVVRGVKKNLLETLTGCKNHECQQVLHDYKINQMSIQVDFDKYMDQYFPKLPDVTLALRNITSLMEGNIVSEVSQGRETFLKIQRNIQQAVNETIPVVSASIENAGRSLASASKNITSLIDKINKEITKVYIPHLKIAQDNIEEYSIYRYYFGLGVSSVLLTIFTLLTFGLLCGICGKRPDGFGDDCCNKGTGGRFLMIAVWIIFLLTSILIVITTVLMIIGVMSHRAICEPLQNPKDNHIFELVDELVQVKQLLYPNNLEADINLSWIVTHCHKNETLYNVLKLKYLMELDSLKNFVDRYAISSTIDQLREMINLSPGIVILTESATSKLNDLAQSGLSDIKFYQYAELLKDNITNVNLEHLGTELRRIAAALPSSQANITDSLLKNAHDLDHYHKDLILPMTLLSEQLSTSALELQEHIKFNHGSMSEAIHNLVSEVMVAQQFLNKDGPKYVQILATKFGEAFLHQVNGFLEHLIKTARDTIGRCGPVSNAYNSTIVDGCNRILDPFNGFWVSVGWCLILFLPTVVLCVKLSALYQKSDPYPGPLVESY